In Aspergillus luchuensis IFO 4308 DNA, chromosome 1, nearly complete sequence, the following are encoded in one genomic region:
- a CDS encoding putative alpha/beta hydrolase (COG:S;~EggNog:ENOG410PFB9;~InterPro:IPR000073,IPR029058;~MEROPS:MER0031610;~PFAM:PF12697,PF00561): MLCQDMRNHGESGHHPKHDYMEMALDVKYFIERHQLRSPTVIGHSMGAKTALTLSLESPTLVKDVVAIDNCPIRLPLESDFARYLEGLARLGDERITDYSQADRILTQYEKSPAIRAWLISNLHKKPDTPFLQLRVPVETLSTAIRPLGEFPYRVNEGSEAIRQFNGRVLFLRALQSNFIPESALPLINSFFPSSEIVDIDCGHWIVQERPEEFRKIVGKFLSEQGY, encoded by the exons ATGCTCTG CCAGGATATGCGGAACCACGGCGAATCCGGTCATCATCCAAAACACGACTATATGGAGATGGCACTGGATGTAAAATACTTCATTGAAAGACACCAGCTTCGATCGCCGACTGTTATTGGCCACTCCAT GGGAGCTAAAACAGCATTAACTCTATCCTTAGAGTCTCCGACCCTAGTTAAGGACGTAGTGGCCATCGACAATTGCCCAATCCGCTTGCCACTGGAGTCAGACTTTGCTCGGTATCTGGAAGGATTGGCGAGATTGGGAGACGAACGGATCACGGACTATTCGCAAGCTGATAGGATCTTGACTCAATATGAAAAG TCTCCCGCCATACGGGCTTGGCTCATTAGCAATCTTCACAAGAAGCCAGATACACCTTTCCTCCAACTACGTGTGCCTGTCGAAACCTTGAGCACAGCCATAAGACCTCTTGGCGAATTTCCTTATCGTGTAAATGAGGGGAGCGAAGCCATTAGGCAATTCAATGGTCGTGTGCTCTTTTTGAGAGCTCTTCAGAGCAACTTTATCCCTGAATCAGCACTGCCGCTGATCAATTCCTTCTTTCCGTCTTCTGAGATCGTGGATATCGACTGCGGCCATTGGATCGTTCAGGAGAGGCCCGAGGAGTTTCGTAAAA TTGTTGGTAAATTTCTCTCAGAGCAGGGGTATTAG
- a CDS encoding uncharacterized protein (COG:S;~EggNog:ENOG410PMZJ;~InterPro:IPR038921;~SECRETED:SignalP(1-22);~TransMembrane:1 (n6-17c22/23o518-537i)) translates to MGVKPLLLSSLLWAASTTTATAASPSTTQNANHIFNSIHSSMRQWGSSLQHNGMSLFLASVPAGTQFYHGTSIPDPINGTEWLAFEPEHAMVFARAHMGPPPDEEDDDKKKKELRKRDEETEEEKSSGWLHTYVAAKDLRLLYADGMSAGKTRNGTLDFEDRVLFRDEVGEKEMMGDRERANMFCRMAKEEWDDRVDGLLRMEAGFEIILCDFARDLKEVRVTRTKPSYPFRGPGGGGNDDKKKKKGGPVTKGDGALWFKAIAARYDGIGGNRVTLNYDNFVSAYTYGLDLFHSVNETFTLPRLTQFTSQQLVPIREALNELVLQHEAKEATFNWQTITDMVVERYAHDIRYFASGQLSTVEDIHAKIEKVLAPFVDYGDRDGEEEAERCSMQFIPGGAFGGDGDAGVAATAVHAVTRRICETMVQGWQETDYNTLIGLFQDLMEYLAWTTWKQCSGCADHEICVVPIWPMGTVEDYNHPQCRDAAKPESEGQNYWGGRPGGPGGHHPPPSESSSSAGWIPSLVSFLRSFLGVALGLHF, encoded by the coding sequence ATGGGTGTTAAACCCCTCCTGCTATCGTCCCTTTTATGGGCCGCTAGCACCACTACcgccacagcagcatcaccatcaacaacgcaAAATGCCAACCACATCTTCAactccatccactcctccatGCGACAATGGGGCTCCTCCCTCCAACACAACGGCATGTCATTATTCCTTGCCAGCGTCCCCGCCGGCACACAATTCTACCACGGTACCTCGATCCCCGACCCCATTAACGGCACGGAGTGGCTTGCCTTCGAGCCGGAACATGCGATGGTGTTCGCGAGGGCGCATATGGGACCCCCGccggatgaagaggacgatgataagaagaagaaggagttaAGGAAGCGCgatgaagaaacagaagaagagaaaagttCTGGCTGGTTACATACCTATGTCGCTGCTAAGGATTTGCGACTGCTCTACGCCGATGGCATGTCAGCTGGAAAGACACGTAACGGGACGCTTGATTTCGAGGATCGGGTCCTGTTCCGGGACGAAGTAGGCGAAaaagagatgatgggggatCGCGAACGGGCGAACATGTTCTGTCGCATGGCGAAAGAGGAATGGGATGATCGGGTGGATGGCTTGTTGCGCATGGAGGCTGGGTTTGAGATCATCCTGTGTGATTTTGCTAGGGATTTGAAGGAGGTCAGGGTGACGCGGACGAAGCCGAGTTACCCGTTTAGGGGACccggcggtggtggaaacgatgacaagaagaagaagaaggggggtcCTGTGACcaaaggagatggagcatTGTGGTTCAAAGCGATTGCTGCGCGGTATGATGGCATTGGGGGTAACCGGGTGACGCTGAACTATGACAACTTCGTGTCGGCGTATACGTATGGGCTGGACCTGTTCCATTCGGTCAATGAGACTTTCACGCTGCCCCGGTTGACACAGTTTACGTCGCAGCAGCTGGTACCTATCAGGGAAGCGCTGAATGAGCTGGTGCTGCAACATGAGGCCAAGGAGGCTACCTTCAACTGGCAGACTATCACGGATATGGTGGTGGAGCGGTACGCGCATGACATCCGCTACTTTGCATCGGGCCAGCTGTCGACGGTGGAGGATATCCACGCGAAGATAGAGAAGGTGCTGGCTCCGTTTGTTGACTACGGGGATcgcgatggagaagaagaggctgaGCGCTGCTCCATGCAGTTCATTCCGGGCGGGGCGttcggtggtgatggcgatgCTGGGGTGGCGGCGACGGCCGTGCATGCAGTCACTCGTAGGATATGTGAGACGATGGTCCAGGGCTGGCAGGAGACGGACTACAACACGCTGATTGGGCTTTTTCAGGATCTGATGGAGTACCTGGCCTGGACGACGTGGAAGCAATGCAGCGGATGCGCCGACCACGAGATCTGCGTGGTGCCCATCTGGCCGATGGGAACTGTAGAAGACTACAATCATCCGCAGTGTCGCGATGCAGCGAAGCCCGAAAGCGAAGGTCAGAACTATTGGGGTGGCCGGCCTGGTGGCCCTGgaggtcatcatcctccgccttctgaatcttcgtcgtcggccGGATGGATTCCGAGCTTAGTCTCGTTCCTGCGGTCATTCCTGGGAGTCGCTCTGGGATTGCATTTCTAA
- a CDS encoding putative MFS monocarboxylate transporter (COG:G;~EggNog:ENOG410QDAS;~InterPro:IPR020846,IPR011701,IPR036259;~PFAM:PF07690;~TransMembrane:12 (i47-68o88-110i117-133o139-162i174-194o206-230i250-272o284-302i314-335o341-364i376-396o408-429i);~go_function: GO:0022857 - transmembrane transporter activity [Evidence IEA];~go_process: GO:0055085 - transmembrane transport [Evidence IEA]) yields MRRSARQDSSVLPEELELRSHTGIYDTEQPADGPGVSQAFPEGGREAWMCLLGSFLLMFPSFGFEAAVGTVQDYISEHQLAEYSIRDVGWITAIFVFLTLFLGVQVGPLFDRYGPRVLLTCGSAASFTSYMLLAECTKYWHFILCLSILGGIASAIVSTVSISVLSHWFHRRRALASGICMGGSSAGGATIPVILRTLFSKYGWTWSIRVIAFIALGCYAAAIILVKGRLPAGSNSKATIDFRAFRSPRLCFLTVAVFSFEFIIFGCAALLPTYVRFAGFPTDVQFYSLTVLNCFGLVGRVLPGFAADKIGRFNILLCLVLLTFIIMATVWLPVGSHDVKTLYTVVAIFGFGSGGWISLAPVCAGQLCRTEEYGRFYGTLYSVASFGVLLTVPVGGDLLQSTTPQILIGFYSAVLLVGLVGLILSRWALLDWKWRWKVKV; encoded by the exons ATGCGTCGGTCGGCCCGGCAGGACTCTTCCGTGCTTCCCGAAGAGCTTGAACTAAGATCTCATACTGGCATCTATGACACCGAGCAACCGGCAGATGGGCCCGGAGTCAGCCAGGCCTTCCCCGAAGGTGGTCGAGAGGCATGGATGTGCCTCTTGGGATCCTTTTTGCTGATGTTTCCGTCATTTGGATTTGAAGCAGCAG TTGGCACTGTCCAGGACTACATTAGTGAGCACCAGCTTGCCGAATACAGCATCCGCGATGTTGGCTGGATCACCGCAATTTTCGTGTTTCTGACTCTATTTCTTGGGGTCCAGGTCGGACCACTGTTCGATCGATACGGCCCTCGAGTATTATTAACATGCGGATCCGCAGCCAGCTTCACCTCCTATATGCTACTAGCTGAGTGTACAAAATACTGGCACTTCATTCTGTGCCTTTCCATTCTCGGAGGGATCGCTTCAGCCATTGTCTCAACAGTCTCAATTTCAGTCCTGAGCCACTGGTTCCACCGTCGACGCGCCCTAGCATCAGGCATTTGCATGGGTGGGTCATCGGCTGGAGGTGCTACCATCCCAGTAATTCTACGGACCCTGTTCTCAAAATACGGTTGGACGTGGTCTATCCGCGTTATCGCCTTCATAGCCCTGGGATGCTACGCAGCAGCAATAATCCTAGTCAAAGGCCGCCTGCCAGctggcagcaacagcaaagcGACAATTGACTTCCGGGCCTTTCGATCCCCTCGACTTTGTTTTCTGACTGTGGCAGTCTTCTCCTTCGagttcatcatcttcggctGCGCGGCACTATTACCAACATACGTCCGCTTTGCTGGTTTCCCAACGGATGTGCAGTTCTACTCGCTCACAGTCCTGAACTGCTTTGGCTTAGTAGGAAGAGTCCTTCCCGGATTTGCGGCCGACAAGATCGGCCGTTTCAACATCCTGCTCTGTCTAGTGCTGCTCACGTTTATCATAATGGCAACGGTCTGGCTGCCTGTTGGCTCTCACGATGTGAAGACCCTATACACCGTGGTGGCTATTTTTGGCTTTGGCTCTGGGGGTTGGATCTCCCTTGCTCCTGTATGTGCTGGCCAGCTCTGCAGAACTGAAGAGTATGGTCGGTTTTACGGTACCCTGTACTCTGTGGCTTCGTTCGGGGTTTTATTGACTGTTCCCGTCGGAGGTGACTTGCTTCAATCGACCACACCCCAGATTCTTATCGGGTTTTACTCGGCCGTGCTCTTGGTCGGGCTTGTTGGTCTGATATTATCTCGATGGGCTCTGCTGGACTGGAAGTGGAGATGGAAGGTTAAAGTATAA
- a CDS encoding uncharacterized protein (COG:T;~EggNog:ENOG410PUCU;~InterPro:IPR000719,IPR011009,IPR017441;~PFAM:PF00069;~go_function: GO:0004672 - protein kinase activity [Evidence IEA];~go_function: GO:0005524 - ATP binding [Evidence IEA];~go_process: GO:0006468 - protein phosphorylation [Evidence IEA]) produces MKSSTVSSIIAPKISQNAQKFPTSGFDIIQSDQKVEEEELPDYKAHRFYPVRLGEIFQNRYQTVAKLGFGSSSTIWLSHDLINGQYVALKVYVYTSSVHRELPFYDHVKKQLQTSSHQGRYNIRKLLDSFTVSSQDGTHIVLVFEAAQMSLRDMEVVFQQEGFDENLVKGAITELLQAVDFLHTQEQVVHTDIHPGNLLLGAYDNQSLSALEHEELVSPVPRKPVSPTRTIYLSRLMRSQVGPMLLSDFGETRIGPGPHGGDIMPLEYRAPETLLYIGWSYPVDIWSVGLTAWDLLEPRILFTARDEDGDLYDAAHLAQIIAALGPPPPEFLRRNQKRRSDFWDSDGKWLGLAPIPHDRTMERLESRLSDKSGFLRFMRKTLTWLPEKRATAKELLQDPWLRG; encoded by the exons ATGAAGTCCTCCACGGTGAGTTCCATTATTGCACCGAAAATATCTCAGAATGCACAGAAGTTCCCGACTAGTGGCTTCGACATTATCCAGTCTGATCaaaaggtggaagaggaagagttACCTGACTACAAAGCACACCGATTCTATCCCGTTCGACTGGGTGAAATATTCCAGAACCGCTATCAAACAGTGGCAAAACTGGGCTTTGGCTCCTCATCAACTATATGGTTGTCCCACGATTTGAT AAACGGCCAATATGTTGCATTGAAAGTCTATGTGTATACTTCTTCGGTTCATCGCGAACTCCCGTTCTATGATCATGTGAAGAAACAGCTACAAACAAGCTCACACCAGGGACGATACAACATTCGCAAGTTATTGGATTCCTTCACCGTTTCCAGTCAAGATGGGACACATATAGTCCTTGTCTTTGAGGCCGCACAGATGAGTCTGCGTGACATGGAGGTCGTGTTCCAACAGGAAGGATTCGATGAGAATCTGGTGAAAGGTGCCATTACCGAGCTTTTACAGGCGGTGGACTTTCTCCATACGCAAGAACAGGTTGTTCACACTG ATATACATCCTGGAAATCTTCTCCTCGGAGCCTATGACAACCAGTCGCTCAGTGCACTGGAACACGAAGAACTTGTGTCACCAGTACCTCGCAAGCCGGTCTCTCCCACTCggactatctatctatcacgCCTGATGCGTTCTCAAGTAGGTCCAATGTTGTTGTCTGACTTTGGCGAGACACGTATCGGCCCAGGGCCCCACGGCGGTGATATTATGCCCCTAGAGTATCGGGCACCCGAGACATTGCTCTATATAGGTTGGAGTTACCCTGTCGATATCTGGAGTGTAGGTCTTACG GCCTGGGATCTTCTCGAGCCGAGAATTCTTTTCACAGCacgagatgaagatggtgattTATATGATGCTGCACATCTAGCACAAATTATCGCTGCACTAGGACCGCCTCCCCCCGAATTTCTAAGAAGGAACcagaaaaggagaagcgaCTTTTGGGACTCTGATG GAAAGTGGCTGGGCCTTGCGCCTATACCGCATGACCGGACAATGGAACGATTAGAATCTCGACTCAGTGATAAGTCTGGCTTCCTACGGTTCATGCGAAAGACTCTTACTTGGTTGCCCGAGAAAAGAGCAACAGCAAAGGAGCTTTTACAGGATCCTTGGTTGAGAGGCTGA
- a CDS encoding uncharacterized protein (COG:S;~EggNog:ENOG410PQ0Z), which yields MWLHILLSYGFNDHRSFPFTKLRQHFGADGWAKREKEFDCAEELEAFALRKVGELDKYDEDLEQIEENKAFMDNGRMTKEEFILAAAAIIEPRSSSSSVVNNEASSDKVLYNMPYLVSSACRLRN from the coding sequence ATGTGGCTCCACATACTCCTCTCATATGGCTTCAACGATCACCGAAGTTTTCCTTTTACGAAGCTTCGACAGCATTTTGGAGCCGATGGCTGGGCCAAGCGAGAGAAAGAATTTGACTGTGCAGAAGAACTGGAGGCATTCGCATTGCGAAAGGTGGGAGAGTTAGATAAGTATGATGAAGACCTGGAGCAGATCGAGGAAAACAAAGCTTTCATGGACAACGGGAGAATGACCAAGGAAGAATTCATTCTCGCTGCAGCGGCAATTATAGAACCTCGCAGCTCCTCATCGTCTGTGGTGAACAATGAAGCATCGAGTGACAAGGTACTATACAACATGCCGTATTTAGTTAGCTCGGCCTGCAGGTTACGAAATTGA
- a CDS encoding uncharacterized protein (COG:S;~EggNog:ENOG410PQ0Z;~InterPro:IPR011009,IPR002575;~PFAM:PF01636), with protein sequence MDTNALVDLVHEVQGQICVDKVNETHRLGRLCLWVSTFHPDKLPCELEGSFHHGAFNAGMKMVFSDRTVWMVRFPREGEICDGYTDEKVAMEVTALRLIRERTAIPVPRVRVPRVRAWGPAATNPLGLGPFIIMDFIDGVSLSDLLQDHSAERPSRLMREDISDHDVEIIYRQMAGFLLQLFRLDFEQIGSLPPPPLTEAHRFTSLPRPLTFKAHSILQNGWFPGDRTKGFATTTEYFQYVVGQDWKQLVHQPNSVCGEYDAQNKYMAFKALRSFVPDLIHPKYNHGNFKLICDDLGLANLIVRSKDDLTVVGVVDLEWSYIGPAQLFGSAPWWLLQDRPVNSAWDYNGEEPPEIAARYFKYLDQFTRIL encoded by the exons ATGGACACGAACGCACTTGTCGACCTTGTCCATGAGGTGCAGGGACAGATTTGCGTCGATAAGGTGAACGAGACTCACAGGTTGGGCCGTCTCTGCCTGTGGGTATCTACATTCCATCCCGACAAACTTCCCTGTGAACTTGAGGGTTCATTCCACCATGGCGCATTCAATGCCGGGATGAAAATGGTCTTCAGTGACCGCACTGTCTGGATGGTACGTTTCCCTCGCGAGGGGGAAATATGCGATGGCTACACCGATGAGAAGGTGGCGATGGAGGTGACGGCCCTGCGCCTCATCCGCGAGAGGACTGCCATCCCCGTCCCAAGAGTACGGGTACCAAGAGTCCGCGCGTGGGGTCCCGCTGCCACCAACCCGCTTGGTCTCGGTCCGTTTATCATAATGGATTTTATTGACGGGGTGAGCCTTAGTGATCTTCTCCAAGATCATAGTGCCGAACGCCCCAGCCGACTTATGAGGGAGGACATCAGTGACCATGATGTCGAAATTATCTATAGACAGATGGCAGGATTCCTGCTTCAGCTATTCAGACTCGATTTTGAACAGATCGGCAGTCTGCCACCGCCACCACTGACTGAAGCTCATCGCTTTACTTCCCTGCCACGGCCGCTAACATTCAAGGCACACAGCATCCTACAGAATGGG TGGTTCCCAGGTGACCGAACCAAGGGGTTTGCGACGACAACCGAATACTTCCAGTATGTTGTCGGTCAGGACTGGAAACAGCTTGTACACCAACCAAATTCAGTCTGCGGCGAATACGATGCTCAAAACAAGTATATGGCTTTTAAGGCACTAAGATCCTTCGTGCCAGACTTGATCCATCCGAAATATAACCATGGCAATTTCAAGTTGATTTGCGACGACCTCGGCCTTGCCAATCTGATCGTCCGCAGCAAGGATGATCTCACTGTCGTTGGAGTAGTAGACCTCGAGTGGTCCTATATAGGACCCGCGCAGCTGTTTGGCTCGGCACCCTGGTGGCTTCTTCAGGACAGACCTGTTAATAGCGCCTGGGACTATAATGGCGAAGAGCCACCCGAGATCGCTGCAAGGTACTTCAAGTATTTAGATCAGTTCACCCGGATTTTatag